The Salmo salar chromosome ssa06, Ssal_v3.1, whole genome shotgun sequence sequence TCATCCTGGGTGTATTGATCCTGCTGATGGGCATCGCCATGGCCGCGCTGGGCTACTGGCCACACAGAGAGGACCTCGTAGCGGCCAACGCCAAGATATCCACCAACGACACCAGGGTGACCCGGGAGGAAAGCGGTACACTGGCCAAGTTCTTTGAGCAGCACCTGCATTCTGAGAAGATGAAGATGCTGGGCCCTTTCACCATGGGTATCGGTATCTTCATCTTCATCTGTGCCAATGCCATCCTGCACGAAAACAGGGACCGGGAGACCAAGGTGATCCACATGAGAGACATGTACTCCACCGTCATTGATATCCATAGCCTGAGGATCAAAGAGCACAAGTACTTGAACGGGGCCTACTCCGGCTCTTATGGGGAGCATGAGGTCAGGACCTATGAGAACCAGTGTGCCTCCAAGCTTGCGGCTAACACCCTGCTAGGGTTCCCCGGCATGGGAAACAATGTGAGGGTGTCTCGCAGGGCCAGCTCTACGGAGGACGAGGAGGGTCTTCTCAACGAGGCCAAAGGGGGGCATGGTCTCCTGCCTTCATTCTACAGAGAGCGCTCTGGCTCCATCTTTGGTCTGCAGCATGAGGGCAGCCACCACAGGGACGAGAAGAGCAGCTTCCCCAAGAGATGCCAGACCAGGTCAATCGTCTCGTCCTCGATCAGCGCTTTCACCCTGCCCGTTATCAAGCTCAACAACTGTGTGATCGACGAGCCTGACATGGACAACAtcacagaggacctggagcacaTTAGGGTTAGGTCCCGACCCCCCTCTGTGGAGTCCATGGCTGTGCCTGTCCCGGCGGACATTGCCAAAGCCTACAAACCTCCCGACGTCATGCTCCTCAGGAGTAACTCGGCCACAGAGTCCCACTCCTTCTCGTCCTCTCATAGCTCTCTGTCCCCAGGCTCTGCCAGTGGGAGGTACCTGTCCCCCGGGACTGCCCGCAAGGACTTCGGCTCCAACAACTCCCTCCACATGCTGTCTTCTCACTCCAAGTCTCTGGACCTGGATCGAAGGCCGACCACCCTGACAGTGAAGCCAGAGCAGAGGAAACATCCCAGCTGGCCCCGGCTGGACCGCAGCAATAGTAAAGGTTACATGAAACTGGAGAACAAGGAGGATCCTATGGACAGACTGCAGCTGCCCCAGGTAGCAGTCAAACAGGATTACACCAAGAAAGAGAAACTGCTCATGATCTCCAGGTCTCACAATAACCTCAGCTTTGAACACGATAAGCAGTTCATGAGCAACACTATGAAACGAGggagctctgagaccaggttttaAATGGAACTCTTACAAAACCTGGTCTCAGatgtgtttgtgctgtcttgccaactcctatggtcattgccaCCTGATgaggaccataggagttggcaagaaagcacaaacacatctgggaccaggctatatgaAGCCCACTACTTGGACCTAAATCTAacaatgtgtttgtttgtgtgacaAGATCATTCTGAAATACAATTCTAGCTGTTCACTGTCAGTGTTGCTTAGTAAATTGTAAGGGTGGTCACATGTTGTTTTGGGATGGAGCGCTCAGGTAGTCCGTCTGTTTGCAGTCTAAAGAAAGAGTGGCTGTGTTACGTGTGTGAGATATTTGCAGCACAAATCAATTCATACATTTTGTTCAAATTAGGTTTAAAGTGAACTTAGAAGTACAGAAACCTACACCATTAACTTGTAGTTTGTTTTTCTTGTCACGTATCTATAGTCTTTGTGTTGTTGCAACACGCGGTACTTTTTGTTCAAACTGGTCAGTGTACGTACAAGAGTTGGCTAGATATTTTGCTATGGAGCTTTTAATAATGTATTGTTCTCAACACACACTGctattttttttaagaaaaagGCGTAAAATGTACAATTTACAAATTTCTCAGAATAAAATGAAGCTTTTCAATGAGTAACATTTGTCTTTTATGATAGCCTATACTATTTTGTTCTCCCCAGCCTTGGAAATGTGCTATGTATTCACAGAAAAGTATTTAACCTTGCCTTAGATGTATTTTAAACACAAAGATAGAATCACTATTATAAACAGTACAGAGTATTTCTGCTCGCATCTGTTTTTCTGATGTTCATTTCGTCTCTTGAATTCTGAAAGTGAATGAACTGAGAAATTCTCCTAACATTTCAGGGGACAGGACAGCTTTCTCGCCCCACAAACTTTGAATCTGTTGAGAAGGGAAAATACTTTATCTTTGGCAAGGAAGTAAATAGCATTCCCATGTTGAACAATAGGAGATCTGGGAGTATCGAATTGGGAGCTGCCAGAGTAGAGAGGAGTCTCATAAGATGGTTCCATCTGGAGGGGGAGTGAACCAAGATGTGTGTGACTTCCAGGAAGCCTGATATTTAAACAAGGATTGCACATTGTCAATACGAACAGGAGAAACTGTGTCATGTGCATGTTCAGGATCTGATATATTTTCCATGTTTTCTTTTGCTGAAATGTCTATCTGACTGCAATTAGAAAGACATTGGTTTTAATATTTTTGTGTCCCCTATTTCTTATCTGTAAGAGGTGGTATTTTGTAAAACAGCAATCAATGAAACATTGGATGTCTGGGTGCAAGTCTATTTTGGACAGGTGGAGTGGCGTGAATTCCAATCCGCCACTCATATTCTTCAACAATACAGCCTCCGCCTTGCCGATTTGGTCTGTTATTGCTATGCTCTCTTAGCATGGGTAGACTATTCACAATATATCATCTTCCAATAAGCCACTTATAAAATAATAAGGTAATATCATCCCACTGAGCACACACTGGtcaaatcaacgttgtttccacgtaatgtcaatgaaattatgttgaaccaacatggaatagacattgaattgccgtctgtgcccagtgggatatggATGAAGCACTGACTAATCCTCTGATGTTCTTAAGTAGTGAATGTTACTTCATGCAAAGTAATAAAGAGTATCTTTTTCTTTGATTTTGTAAACATTTATAGAATATCGTGGCATATATAGGCTACTGTCCACACAACTCCCGCTCGGATACTCATCCTAAACAGAAAAAGGTTACAGATAAAGTTGGAGATAGTCAAACTTTATCTTCCTTAAGATCCAAAACTAAGGCCATCTGTAGAGTTAGCATCAAAGCAAATAACATTGCGGCTTCAAACAACAATcaacaaaccaaaaaaaacaaTATCTATTTCAGCATAAATATTAtatcaaaagaaaaaaaaagtactTTGTTGTTAGTTCTGCCTCATTGCTAGATCCTCCCACCGGTGCTCCTTGGGGACTCCTCCGTCACTGATGGCAAAGTACCTTTGCGGAGCAGGGCAGGCCAGGATTAATTGGTAGGAGCTGAGAGATGCCTTGGTGTTTGGACCTCACTCACCAGGGGAATGGGAGCATTGGGTGAAACCCTGGCCTTCGGGATGCTATTCTAGCTCATTAAGACGTCAATCTGCAACACATTTCCGGCAGGGGTTTGGGACCCCCTCTGACTGCCATGGCAACAAAGGCACCCTCAGTATTTAAACCCAAGGCAGCTGCTTCAGGCATGTGACAAAGGAGAGCTGCAAAGGCTCATGGGTCAAAACAAGAGAAAAACATGAATATGATAAAGATTGCTTAAAATGTCATATCTGTTTTACTGTCATTGATCCAGTAAGACAGTGTCTTGAAATTTGGATGTCTTCTTTATTCAGTTATTCAACTTTTGATAAAACTGCTACTTAGCCAAACTAATGAGCAAGCTAAGACTGTTTCTTGCCTCTATCTACTAATTGGCTTACTTTCTGTGAACTTCAGCACCTTGTTATTGTCCTTCATGTTTTAGGAAACTCCACCATTATGCTGCATCCAAGGTCACTCAGGGGCATTACACTCCTATTAATAATGTCTTGACTGAGTCACATGGCCTATTGTTCCCCATCCTCATTTTCCAGAAGGCGTGTTGGTAAACCAGAGTGTGACCTATCCTGTCCACACTAAGCTGAGGGTGTCAGGTGAGTCAAGGCTGGAGGTCTCTGGGGACTCGACCGTCTCATGAGGTCCACCTACTTCACATTCTAAACCATTGCAGTGAAATCAGTGACCCACCCTCCTGCCTCTATCTCTGAAGGCACCTCTATGTTCAGGGGTCATGTCGTGTTTCAGTGAAATGCCATAACGAGTGCTTGATTGTGCCAAGAGTAGCCTATGAATCATTGTAGGCAGAGTAAATGTTTCATACTGCTTTTAAACACTGTATTGATTGAGAAAACGTCTGTAAGAGCTGGTTACACAGTTTGACTACATAATGGCCTTTAAGGGAGGGACTTCTTTGTCAGTGGCTACTGCTGTGCTGTGAATGGGCTGAGATTGTTATTCTTACCGGGTCCGTGCATAGCAATCAAGAAATAACATGTGTCTTGTCAAGTGTCGTGtttttggcatcattaaagtgatTTTATTTTATCAactcaattctctgtaattataaTGTGATTAAAcgaatcatgtaaatgtaattaactaggaagtcggggcaccaaggaaaatcttcagattacaaagttataatattttaatatctgatcaattagtcttctaattaattaattattctttacctcaccttagtctcattccaaacgtcataaattgttggttatctgcacaaacccagcctttactatgaatcatccatacgtcaattgtcttaatcatttatttactaactaactaaataatcacagaaatgcacaaaacaaacaacacagtacatatggttacaaggaaaggataggggaggttccctagtgggctaagccgatatgacggcttggtggacaaagggaagtggatGTGGACTGAAAAGGGCGGGAAAGACAAAAGGAGTCACTACACCGTTTagaattatattaattgaaatgctaatcctttgtacatgaacgctcactcattcgggaataattgcaatcaatacatatttacgcccagtgtgtcgtcgtgatctctgttggaatcgtcagtccttctgttggagagttcatccaagtctctctctctctctgcttctctgaaGAGCAAAGtatttcgtggttagaatggatacttcagagtaccactcagaaaatgttctcatagaatagcTGTTTCggtggttgtcggtcttcgcatcccaggttgacataataattactagtctgcagctagaaattatctaagatttgctcttattctgtagggatcgatagtctcagagtttaaccatttccagccgtgtagccaatgctccattcAACAACCATTTCAACCTTAGCTTATactgaggtttttgtggtctAACTCAACCTGTGCCCCCTCGGTGTCCATCGAGGTACACATGGTCTAAAGAGGACTTCCTCAGGAGGGGGTTTTATTCGTAACAATAGAAAAGCCGGGTCTATgacgccagatcatgtctgtgctcacgggggaCGGGCCAATGACTTAAACTTTAAAGGGCATACAATTATCTTTCATTAAATGTTTAACatcacatcatttcacaaatagtttcatctttactcatttattttatacaagaattagatgctaatcccataattgagaaatgtacatatacagagatatagttatgtgtgtttcctgtcctctctgaggtcaccaaatgaaacacactcataTCAATGGACCTttcccaccttctaacaagtggatcttttgtatcaaattcccattttggggatttaggagttcgccatgtgaaatcctttgttctctctatgtgtctctctttctgcatggccagagggagagagtctcctccaggaatttacgacctgagataacagaacctgggtgtaggggagagagagagagagggggatgccacgagctatacccagaaagggccacgtccTGACAAGTTTACAGCAAAGTGTGCGATGTCACTTCTATCTGAGGGTGTAAAGGCGGATGTAAACTGTATGATGTCACTTTTGAGGGTGTAAAGGTGGGTGTAAACTGTATGTCGTTACTTCTGAGGGTGTAAAGGCAGGGTATAAAGTATGTGATGTCAATTTTATCTGAGGGTGTAATCACAGACTTTATACCCTGCCTTTACACCCTCAGATAGAAGTGACAAGGCAGGGTATAAACTGTGTGATGTCACTTCTATCCGAGGGTGTAAAGTGGTTGCCGTCATGAACTTTATGAAACTTGTTTCAACAACCCCTGCTGATAGGTGTTGCACAGTGAGTGGGTAACATGAATGATTCAGAGATCTTGCAGTCTGCATTGTTCACAGCAACAAAGGGTACAGTATGTAGACATATCTGTTTACATTCCCCATCTTCACTCCCCGTCAGCTTTTTTGACGTAATGGGTACATATGTTCTGGAAATAGCTGCTCGCTGTTAGCTTCTAAACCTATCAACACTTAAAACATCAAGTCAATCATGTTGGTGTAAAACAATGTATATTTCTGTACCTGTCGGCTTTCACGTCGTCTTTTGAATTAGGATGAAATGGAGATGGAGTTAAAGTAGTTGTGGTACATTCAAACAGTATAAAAATGTCTTCTGGCATTTTCTTTATCTGCATCAAGTAATGAATGCGATTTACAAGGATGGAAGGATAGATATATAAACAAGCCTAGTTAGGAATGTAACAAAACTTTTCTTGTCTGACTTTtcattttatatttgatattagtggtaaaaagtttgaaatatttgttttgtgtaaCATTTGCCACATATGGCAGTTATCCAGTGAACGTTTGAAAGGTTTGACATTTGTTTAGAAGGTCAGGGCCCATGCCAATACTGCTCCACTCCCTACTGCATGGAATATGGAATGCAGAAATAGGATTCTAACCAGGTACAAATTAGCTCTAGTGTGTCTGTAAGAGGGAAATTAATGCAGTTGCCAATGTCACTATGAGAATGAGAGGATGCATCTTTATCCTGAATATCTGAATATCCTCCAAGCAGCTTATTAGGGCAGACCACAGCTCCCTCCAAGCCTTCTGGGAAATGAAAGCGCTGTGATAACTAGGAAAGAGGGGCTGTGTGGGTAGCGTCTGGAACAGGGAAGCTGTTCAAGCTCTGAGCAGCTCTCACTCAGTCAGCCCCCATCACATACCATTGTACGCTCAGACCTCTGTTTGCACAGCGTGTGATAGTAAAGTTGTCTACTACACTATCTTGTGAAATGAGTGTGATGCTCACTTGTTTAAATGAAATATCATTGTATCTAAGGTATTTAGGCTTTGGGTTTTGCTGGGAAGACAAAATGGGCGTTTtagtacagtatactgctggGATTCATACAGCGAGGGAGACGGTGGTTGTTCATTCAAGAGGAAAGACCTCATTGCCCAACTACTCACACTCCACATGCTTATTAATAAATGACATGCAGACACAGCCGAGAGAGAATATGTGGAGAAATGGATGGCTGAGCAAATATGAAGTGTGTCCTGCAGTATTCAAGAGTAGCTTCAAAGAGCATGTCCATTGGCAGAAACATTTGCGCCTGCATTCTGTATCTAGCCATTTCTTCAAAGTGATACATTGTCGTTTCAGCGTGGGTTTTTAGGCATTGAACTCAGACATTTAATTGGGCCTGTGAAAAGGTGGTGCAATATAAACACCAGCCCATTATATGAAGGTAACGACATCCGCTGAGGCCTGCTGCATTGCTTGGCCATCGAGTACCAGAGTCATGTGCTGTGAGAGTTTAAGTGGAGGCCCACTCCCTTCTTAAAAAATCCTACCAGTACTGCGCTGGCATCATCTGCCCACACATCTAACCAAAAAATGGGAGACATGCTCTGACTCACCCCCCCACCAATCCCTCTAAAAATCAGCCAATTAAATGACTTCTGCTTGGAAGGATACTGAAGGGCACCCAGAGCATCTCGTTCCAGCTACaccttcctcctccatcccttgCTCTCATCACTCCTGGTCATTCTGTTAATTTTCCTTGTTAAAGAAAAAGGCTTTACTGTACACGTCAACACAGAGCGCTTGATTGGTTAACCTCATTCCCTCATTCAAACACAGGCCTGGCTAGTATAGGTGTGTTTATAGTCATTTGGGAACCAAGACAGGTTGCTAAAACAAGATGAATGAGGCAAGACATTttcttttcttctcttctctagTAATGTTGGATCCTGATTGAAGAGGGACGATTTGAGTTCCATTTAGAAATAGTTGTATTGTATAGTAAAAATTACACTACTATTTTCAGTCACATTTAAGTGGCTGAGAAAGGTATACACATTTGAAAGTGTCTGATCATGATGGACATAAttgtgaaactatttgtgaacagCTAGAGAGAAAGGCCTGACAGGGCACTCACGGTGATTCTTCTATTGTTCTTACTGATTGGCATAATTTGTCCACTTCGAAAGCAGTTATCCCTCAAGCAGTGgcagttctagcttgtatggctccctgggcgaaccccACTTCAGGCCCCCCCAAAAagcaccattctgcactaactCATTTTTTGTCAGACATTTGGAACATAATCATAatatttaaaactatataaaaaatatatacaaaaatactcataaatatcaaaaagaattaacaaagacaaatagaaacacaTGTTGATTTGGCACTagagcatcaatacattacccatcccccaacactgtcaaccaagagtcaagactaaaccagtTCACCTTGGTAGTGTGCAGACTGGTTTCATATTATTCTTAACGATttcgcacaaaccagaaaaaaatgcaacaatatgtctgtgaaactatatattcacagtattatgaatggaTTGtggtgtatttggtagcatttcgtaaTGTGACTGATTTTattaattgcattagtactgtacaaagttagaggtgtgctatttgatagattcccccgttccccctacctcgggcttccagtggggagacctgaggtcaacctacccccaccccatctcgtacttctgagggggagaccttcccaggcagttgCCTGCCTAGCCCACTCCGACAAAGTTAATTGCCCCAcatggtgacatgatatcattgacgtgatttgcaaatgagcgatagaaaaccgatcacgcaaatgtcaccattccaaaTGTTTTTGTGCAGGCGCCCCGTGCCGCCCCTGGCAGCTGCCAATGTTGCCTATACCTAAATCCTCTACTGCCCTCAAGGATAAACCAGACGCCAATCAGCCTGAGCGGTCCTTAATGAACACTTTCTTTCACAGTAAAATCTCTGAATTACTCACAACAAGACTCAGATCCCTCTCATTACTTGAGTACAGAGCAACACACAATCATTTGcaacagtggcggtcggtgccgtttaagatatGGGaggccaatttatttatttttatgagcatggccttatttctattacagcatattggatgtctGTCATTcacattcacccagctcaatgtaacattggtttaggctactacatggtaCTAAAATGTTCCCTATTCCCATcatgttgctacaacctagcctatgaataaaATGTACAATGTTGAAATTTGAATAATCAAGgtgacaaacattggcacattcaataccaccttgcaatcttgcctgtatctagctgattaaggatgtaatcattagtctagcagttgcaaacgagagtttctattggacaaattcaggtatgtttattccaattttgttccgtttgcttcattttaagaaacacttttcaacagaatcggcaggatgaatacacccctgatcacacgcaaacacagttcactttcatagcagccacatacaaacagcatgataccTTCGTATTCCTTCTCATGTCtacacgctctcctcctctccccttttccctttgcttgtggacttcagtgcacaacacatcagctttcTGTGACCAGGcacaaaaacctttccaagccaaaccttgtcataaccgctaaccgctacTCACAGACTACATTGTCGTCACCATATTAACATCCTAGTCGACATACTTACTAGAACTCACAAGTTAGTAGACCTGCTACAATCGTGCAGTACAGTGTAGAGtcagcagcaagcagtttagcagttccATCGGCGTGCCCCGGTGGCAAAAAATGAATACAACTTAACttagaagagttccagtgttggatatcCATAGCCAGCTagataacatagcatccctctctgtttgagatgtgtgtttgagtaggctaaactagctagccacaTTCGCTAGCTAAGTCAGTGAAAGCAATTTTTTTCCAAAatatctctcttgcttctccttcatttttgaagaaaataatttgttaaaaactgttcaactattgtctttctctgagtcaactactcaccacattttatgcactgcagtgctagctagctgtagcttatgctttcagtactagattcattttccgatcttttgattgggtggacaacatgtcagttcatgctgcaagacctCTGATAGGTTGGGggatgtcctctggaagttgtcataattgctgtgtaagtctatggaagagggtgagaaccacgagcctcctaggttttgcatTAGAGTCATTGTACCCAGAGGACGACGAAAACTAGTTGTCCGTGTTGTTGAGGCTAGTGTAGACCTtcattaatcaattatttggtcacATGTACATATATTGtgcatagttttatctaaaaaggacaaCTTTAaggtttcactatttttatgaaattcactgatgaggatggtcctccccttcctccgagGTGGAGCCTCCACTGACTTGCAAGCACCCTAAGATATGACCCTGAATATCTCACACACTAGACCCTTGGCACtcaagagacactacacacacattcattctAATAATAAACAAACATTTAGTACCTAATACTGCATAATAAACCCCTCATTTATGCCCTCAATGCAAAATGTCCTCATTTCAACTATTTACATACAGTCGGCTACATAATCATGAGTTAACACTGTCGTTCATTGACTATTAGAGGAGTGCTTGAGAAAATAAAGGGAGTTTTTAAACCATAGAATGAATTGGCCTCTACAACTACTCACATACACAACACATCATTAAACATTTTGTGTTGTTGTTAAAGAGCACAGTTTAGCTGAAACCTCCCACTGGTGGCCTTGGCAGCTTTACAacagtcctctctcctttattCATTCGGCTGTGTGTAATAATGTCATTAATATTTCAATGGATGTTTCCAGGTTAAATTAATGATTTATGTGCACTAGCCAGGGAATACAAACATTTAAATCTGAAAGAGACTGTTTACCATTCAATAAAAATGTACAAAGGAGGGTCTGCCACAGTGCGAGTACCCCATCTCATACACTGAACCCATCGGCGAAACACAAATACATGTTCATATGAGTTTCTGGAAAAGCAGGGGAAAGGTGAACAATTCTAATTTTACCAGACAAATTCTCATTTGACCTTGAAGGATAGCTAcactgtgttttttgtttgtttaccttGAGcaagtataatactgtattaatGTACAAGTTGCTTTAAAATGTCTGGGTGGATCAAGGTTAAGTCCACAGTTTTTGTCCACTCCTAAAACAATGTTGTCAGTTAGTACATGTGCTGCTCACCACTAAAAAGCCTATCCTCGTGTGCCTTCACTGTTCTCCAGACAACCTACATTGAAATTACCACACTGCATTAAAGCAAAAGTGTTTTCTTCTCAGGGTTCTTGTCCTCAAATGCAATTACAGATTTGCATAAAGCTGTGGCAAGATGCCGGTCATTTA is a genomic window containing:
- the tmem200a gene encoding transmembrane protein 200A isoform X1, encoding MISAGGVITGHLAALKRQDSARSQHHLPIQSPAPGEAQEKRRAKRKPRADVVVVRGKIRLYSASGFFLILGVLILLMGIAMAALGYWPHREDLVAANAKISTNDTRVTREESGTLAKFFEQHLHSEKMKMLGPFTMGIGIFIFICANAILHENRDRETKVIHMRDMYSTVIDIHSLRIKEHKYLNGAYSGSYGEHEVRTYENQCASKLAANTLLGFPGMGNNVRVSRRASSTEDEEGLLNEAKGGHGLLPSFYRERSGSIFGLQHEGSHHRDEKSSFPKRCQTRSIVSSSISAFTLPVIKLNNCVIDEPDMDNITEDLEHIRVRSRPPSVESMAVPVPADIAKAYKPPDVMLLRSNSATESHSFSSSHSSLSPGSASGRYLSPGTARKDFGSNNSLHMLSSHSKSLDLDRRPTTLTVKPEQRKHPSWPRLDRSNSKGYMKLENKEDPMDRLQLPQVAVKQDYTKKEKLLMISRSHNNLSFEHDKQFMSNTMKRGSSETRLYEAHYLDLNLTMCLFV
- the tmem200a gene encoding transmembrane protein 200A isoform X2, whose protein sequence is MISAGGVITGHLAALKRQDSARSQHHLPIQSPAPGEAQEKRRAKRKPRADVVVVRGKIRLYSASGFFLILGVLILLMGIAMAALGYWPHREDLVAANAKISTNDTRVTREESGTLAKFFEQHLHSEKMKMLGPFTMGIGIFIFICANAILHENRDRETKVIHMRDMYSTVIDIHSLRIKEHKYLNGAYSGSYGEHEVRTYENQCASKLAANTLLGFPGMGNNVRVSRRASSTEDEEGLLNEAKGGHGLLPSFYRERSGSIFGLQHEGSHHRDEKSSFPKRCQTRSIVSSSISAFTLPVIKLNNCVIDEPDMDNITEDLEHIRVRSRPPSVESMAVPVPADIAKAYKPPDVMLLRSNSATESHSFSSSHSSLSPGSASGRYLSPGTARKDFGSNNSLHMLSSHSKSLDLDRRPTTLTVKPEQRKHPSWPRLDRSNSKGYMKLENKEDPMDRLQLPQVAVKQDYTKKEKLLMISRSHNNLSFEHDKQFMSNTMKRGSSETRF